The following nucleotide sequence is from Komagataeibacter medellinensis NBRC 3288.
GGAACGTCTGTGCCATGTCCCCCTGCGTGATACCCGTGCGGTAACCGACCTCGGCGCTTATGTGCGTGAATCCCGCTGGCTGCCGCCATTGCTTGAAACCGTGATCGAGGAACTGCGCCAGGAATTGCGCCGCGTACAGGGGGTAGGGGACGAGAAGGTGGTCTGACTTCGTGTTTCATTTTTGGCAACACAACAGTCAGATCATTATACTGGACGAAACACCCGGTCGTTTGATTAGATTTACCCAACATGGTGCGGTTGGGGACAATACCGCTATGGCGTCGGGGGACGCCATGCGGGCTGCATCAGCAAACACTGGAAAAAAAGACGGGGACCCGCAGATGGATACCAACACGCAGTCCGATACCGGGGCGCAGGGCGGGCTTGCAGCATTGGATGCGGCGGTGCGCCGTGATCTGGACATCATCCGCTATCCGCGCAAGGAATGGGTTCCCGCCATGGAGCGTGATGGCCAGCGCGTGCTCGATGTTGCCATTATCGGCGCGGGGCAGGGCGGGCTTGCCACCGCCTTTGCCCTCAAGCGTAACAATATTACCAATGTGCGGATCTTTGACCGTGCATCCAGGGGTGGTGAAGGTCCGTGGGTGACATTCGCGCGCATGATCACGCTGCGCACGCCCAAATACGTGACCGGCCCCGATCTGGGTGTGCCCTCGCTCACGCCGCGTTCGTGGTACGAAGCGCAGTATGGTGCCCCCGCATGGGAAAAGCTGGACAAGATCCCGCGCGGGCAATGGCAGGCCTATCTGGACTGGTATCGCGATATCCTCGACCTGCCGGTTGCCAATGATCATGATTTTCAGGGCGTGACATGGGAGGGTGGCCTGCTGCGCCTGACCTTTGCCCGCCCCGATGGCACGACGCATGTGCATTATGCCCGCAAGCTGGTGCTGGCTACGGGTATTGAAGGTTGTGGGGCGTGGAATGTGCCCGATTTCATCCGTGAAAGCCTCCCGCGTGCGCGTTATGCCCATACATCGGAAGCCATTGATTTTGCGGCGCTGAAGGGCAGGCGCATCGGTGTGCTGGGGGCCGGGGCATCCGCCTTCGATAACGCCGCCACCGCCCTGGAAGAAGGGGTGGGCAGTGTTACGCTGTGCCTGCGGCGCAAGGAAATCCCGTCCATCAACCCGTATCGCTGGATGGAGAATACCGGCTTCCTCGCCTATTATCCCGCTTTGTCCGATGACCTGCGCTGGGGCTTCATGCGCCGGATATTCGAACTGAACCAGCCACCGCCCCAGGATACGTTCTGGCGCTGCCGCAAGCACGCCAGCTTCTCCTACCGTACCGGCTGCCCGTGGACGGCGGTGCGGATGGAGGGTGACGAGATTGTGGTGGAGTCGCCCACCGGCGAAATGCGCTTTGACTTTGTGATTGTTGGCACCGGCTTTACAACCGACCTTGCACGCCGGGCGGAAACAAGGTCGTTCGCGGCCTCGGTCGCGCTGTGGGGAGATCATTATACCGCACCCGCAGGCTCTGAAAGTGCGGTGTTGGAAAGCTATCCCTATCTTGGCGCCAATTACCAGTTCCTGCCGCGCAGCAAGGATGATCCGCTGGCGCCGATGCTGGCAAACATTCACAATTTTACCTTCTCGGCCACACCCAGCATGGGACTTTCGGGGGCGTCGATCAGTGGCATGCGCTTTGGCGTGGAGCGTCTGGCCCACGGGCTGGGGCGTGACCTGTATGTAGCCGATGGCCAGAAGCACCTGGAAAGTTTGCTGGCCTATAACGTGCCGGAACTGGTCAGTCTCGACCCACCTGTTGCATGATGCATCCCGGATAGATTTATCCATTCGGGAGATGATGAACAGATGAGCAGTGCTGCAAGCCTTTCCCCGCCCGCGCCCGGTAATGGCGCAGGCGGACATGATGACCGTAAGGGTCCACCCGTATCCGACATGGCGCGGATGATCGGGCTGTCCATTCCAGCGGCAAGCCTGCCCGATGTCGTAACGAATGCCGTGCTGCTGCAGGGCTATGCCGACATGCTTGCAGGTTTCGTACTGCCCGATACGTGTGAACCAGCCTATGAGTACACGCCATGAGCGGTGATACCCAGGCCATGGGTGCGGCCTTTGCCATTGCGGCCGACGTAAAGGCTGGCCGCCGCACCGCCGTCTCGGTCGTGACCGGGGTGATCGCGGATATCGAGGCGCGGGACACGCGCTTCAACAGCGTAACCCGGATCCTTGGCCCCGCTGCTGTGGCGCAGGCGGAGGAAGTGGACAGGGCCGTGGCGGCAGGCCGCGACCCTGGCCCGCTGGCGGGCGTGCCCTTTGGCGTGAAAGACCTGTTTGACGTGTGCGGTGAAGTCACGACCGCAGGCTCCATCGTGCTGCGTGACAACCTGCCCGCAACACAGGATGCCACCGTGGTGGCCCGCCTGCGCGCGGCAGGGGCCGTGCCGGTGGCCACGCTGAACATGGATGAGTTCGCCTACGGTTTTTCCACCGAGAACGCGCATACCGGCACCACGCGCAACCCGCATGATCCGACACGCCTGGTCGGCGGTTCGTCGGGCGGGTCGGCGGCTTCGGTCGCGGCGGGGATGCTGCCGTTCACGCTGGGATCGGATACCAATGGCTCGATCCGTGTCCCGTCCGCGCTGTGCGGGGTGTGGGGGATCAAGCCCACTTATGGGCAGATGCCGCTGCAGGGGGTCTATCCGTTCGTGG
It contains:
- a CDS encoding NAD(P)-binding domain-containing protein, giving the protein MDTNTQSDTGAQGGLAALDAAVRRDLDIIRYPRKEWVPAMERDGQRVLDVAIIGAGQGGLATAFALKRNNITNVRIFDRASRGGEGPWVTFARMITLRTPKYVTGPDLGVPSLTPRSWYEAQYGAPAWEKLDKIPRGQWQAYLDWYRDILDLPVANDHDFQGVTWEGGLLRLTFARPDGTTHVHYARKLVLATGIEGCGAWNVPDFIRESLPRARYAHTSEAIDFAALKGRRIGVLGAGASAFDNAATALEEGVGSVTLCLRRKEIPSINPYRWMENTGFLAYYPALSDDLRWGFMRRIFELNQPPPQDTFWRCRKHASFSYRTGCPWTAVRMEGDEIVVESPTGEMRFDFVIVGTGFTTDLARRAETRSFAASVALWGDHYTAPAGSESAVLESYPYLGANYQFLPRSKDDPLAPMLANIHNFTFSATPSMGLSGASISGMRFGVERLAHGLGRDLYVADGQKHLESLLAYNVPELVSLDPPVA
- a CDS encoding DUF4089 domain-containing protein — translated: MSSAASLSPPAPGNGAGGHDDRKGPPVSDMARMIGLSIPAASLPDVVTNAVLLQGYADMLAGFVLPDTCEPAYEYTP